The proteins below come from a single Cylindrospermopsis raciborskii Cr2010 genomic window:
- the bchB gene encoding ferredoxin:protochlorophyllide reductase (ATP-dependent) subunit B, with amino-acid sequence MKLAYWMYAGPAHIGTLRVASSFKNVHAIMHAPLGDDYFNVMRSMLSRERDFTPVTASIVDRNVLARGSQEKVVENITRKDAEEHPDLIVLTPTCTSSILQEDLQNFVDRAQMDAKGDVLLADVNHYRVNELQAADRTLHQIVKYYIEKARKKEELPSGKTERPSVNIIGISTLGFHNNHDCTELKKLMADLGIEVNAVIPEGASVHELKNLPKAWFNLIPYRELGLLTANYLQEEFATPYVDITPMGVVETARCIRQIQQIINQQGANVDYEEFINEQTLYVSQAAWFSRSIDCQNLTGKKAVVFGDSTHAAAMTKILSREMGIHVVWSGTYCKYDADWFKAQVSEYCDEVLITDDHGSIGDAIARVEPAAIFGTQMERHVGKRLNIPCGVIAAPIHVQNFPIGYKPFMGYEGTNQLTDLIYNSFTLGMEDHLLEIFGGHDTKEVITKGISAESDLNWTKDGLAELNKIPGFVRGKVKRNTEKFARERGFKDISAEVLYAAKESVGA; translated from the coding sequence ATGAAATTAGCTTACTGGATGTATGCAGGACCTGCCCACATTGGCACCCTAAGAGTAGCTAGTTCTTTTAAAAATGTTCATGCGATTATGCATGCTCCCTTGGGTGATGATTATTTTAATGTTATGCGTTCTATGTTATCCAGAGAACGTGATTTTACACCGGTTACAGCTAGCATTGTAGACCGGAATGTTTTGGCTCGCGGTTCTCAGGAGAAAGTAGTAGAAAATATCACTCGTAAGGATGCGGAAGAACACCCGGATTTAATAGTTTTGACTCCTACTTGCACTTCTAGTATTTTGCAGGAGGATCTACAAAACTTTGTAGACCGTGCTCAAATGGATGCTAAAGGGGATGTGTTGTTAGCAGATGTTAATCATTATCGTGTAAATGAGCTACAAGCAGCGGACAGAACTTTACATCAAATTGTTAAATATTACATAGAAAAAGCTCGGAAAAAAGAGGAATTGCCAAGTGGTAAAACTGAAAGACCGTCGGTGAATATTATTGGTATTTCTACTTTGGGATTTCATAATAATCATGATTGCACCGAGTTGAAAAAATTAATGGCTGATTTGGGTATTGAGGTAAATGCAGTTATTCCTGAAGGAGCTTCAGTCCATGAGTTGAAGAATCTGCCAAAGGCCTGGTTTAACTTGATTCCCTATCGGGAATTGGGTCTATTAACTGCTAATTACTTACAGGAAGAATTTGCCACCCCCTATGTGGATATTACTCCTATGGGTGTGGTGGAAACTGCTAGATGTATTCGTCAAATTCAACAAATAATTAATCAACAAGGTGCCAATGTTGATTATGAAGAATTCATCAACGAACAAACTCTGTATGTATCCCAAGCTGCTTGGTTTTCTCGCTCTATTGACTGTCAGAATTTAACCGGTAAAAAGGCGGTGGTTTTCGGTGATAGTACCCACGCAGCAGCAATGACCAAAATTCTTTCCAGGGAAATGGGTATTCATGTGGTCTGGTCGGGCACTTATTGTAAATACGATGCTGACTGGTTTAAAGCACAGGTTAGTGAATATTGTGATGAGGTTCTCATTACAGATGACCACGGATCCATCGGAGATGCGATCGCCCGGGTGGAACCTGCAGCAATTTTTGGCACTCAAATGGAACGCCATGTAGGTAAACGCTTAAATATTCCCTGTGGAGTTATTGCAGCTCCTATTCACGTACAAAACTTTCCTATAGGTTACAAACCATTTATGGGTTATGAAGGGACAAATCAACTGACTGATTTAATTTATAACTCCTTCACCCTGGGAATGGAAGATCACCTGTTAGAAATTTTCGGTGGTCATGATACTAAGGAGGTAATTACTAAGGGAATTTCTGCAGAATCTGATTTAAATTGGACAAAAGACGGGTTGGCCGAATTAAATAAGATTCCCGGTTTTGTCCGAGGTAAGGTGAAACGGAATACGGAAAAATTTGCCCGTGAACGAGGATTTAAAGATATCTCGGCGGAAGTGTTATATGCTGCCAAAGAGTCTGTGGGAGCCTAG
- a CDS encoding DUF3110 domain-containing protein, with amino-acid sequence MGVFVLIFNAGTDNEGIHSILVGNRNTIMMFESQDDATRFALMLEAQDFPMAKVEEMDQQEIEEFCQQYGFDWQFVPQDSTVLITPPEKNVEKTDWEQGNSSEKTKEEQQEISSSELDSIRRRLEGLL; translated from the coding sequence ATGGGCGTCTTTGTACTAATTTTTAATGCTGGCACAGATAATGAAGGAATTCATTCCATTTTAGTGGGTAATCGTAATACAATTATGATGTTTGAATCACAAGACGATGCAACTCGCTTCGCTTTGATGTTAGAAGCCCAGGATTTCCCCATGGCTAAAGTTGAAGAGATGGATCAACAGGAGATCGAGGAATTTTGTCAACAGTATGGCTTTGACTGGCAATTTGTACCGCAAGATAGCACTGTTTTGATTACCCCTCCAGAAAAAAATGTAGAGAAAACAGATTGGGAACAGGGTAATTCCAGTGAAAAGACCAAGGAGGAACAACAGGAAATCTCTAGTTCTGAACTAGATAGTATTCGTCGGCGATTGGAAGGGTTATTATAG
- the crcB gene encoding fluoride efflux transporter CrcB, translating to MLQNLTIRQLLAISLGAIAGALIRYYLTFWLTLKLGTNFPYGTFFINLSGCAAMGFFTGWMGQKTIVPQEVRLMISTGFLGAYTTFSTYSLESLALVQGGDFFKAIFYWLGSAVLGVTSLYLGIAFARYLL from the coding sequence ATGTTACAAAATCTTACTATCCGTCAATTATTAGCCATTAGTTTAGGTGCGATCGCCGGTGCTTTAATTCGTTACTATCTAACCTTTTGGTTGACGCTGAAATTGGGGACAAATTTTCCCTATGGGACATTCTTTATTAATCTTAGTGGTTGTGCAGCAATGGGGTTTTTTACCGGTTGGATGGGACAAAAAACCATAGTTCCGCAGGAAGTAAGGTTAATGATCTCCACGGGCTTTTTAGGCGCATATACAACTTTTTCTACATATAGTTTAGAGTCCCTAGCCTTAGTTCAGGGGGGAGATTTTTTCAAGGCCATTTTTTATTGGTTAGGTAGTGCAGTTTTAGGGGTTACTAGCTTATACTTGGGTATAGCATTTGCTCGTTATTTACTGTAG
- a CDS encoding zinc metalloprotease HtpX, with amino-acid sequence MGNQFKTLALLAALSGLLIAISYWIIGGSGGLVLGIGLAAITNLFSWYQSDKIALAVYNAQPVSEAQLPVLHRMVAKLSSRANMPMPKLYIVPTYTANAFATGRDPEHAAVAVTEGILNILPEEELEGVIAHELTHIVNRDTLTQAVAATVAGAISFLAQMLSYSLWFGGGSRDNNRGGNPLGVLLTVMLAPLAATIIQLAISRTREFSADAGAAKITGNPRALARALQRLEAAARETPLDANPAFEPLLIINPISGQFLANLFSSHPSTQSRVQALLQLEN; translated from the coding sequence ATGGGAAATCAATTCAAGACTCTTGCTCTATTAGCAGCTCTAAGTGGATTATTAATTGCTATTAGTTATTGGATTATAGGTGGTAGTGGTGGACTAGTCCTAGGGATCGGTTTAGCAGCAATTACCAACCTATTTTCCTGGTATCAGTCAGATAAGATTGCCTTAGCGGTATATAATGCTCAGCCAGTGAGTGAAGCCCAGTTACCCGTTCTTCATCGTATGGTGGCAAAATTATCAAGCCGCGCCAATATGCCTATGCCTAAGTTGTATATTGTACCTACTTATACTGCTAATGCCTTTGCTACTGGTAGAGATCCAGAGCATGCAGCAGTTGCAGTAACAGAAGGGATTTTAAATATTTTACCAGAAGAGGAATTAGAAGGAGTAATTGCCCATGAGCTTACCCACATAGTTAATAGGGATACTCTAACTCAAGCTGTAGCTGCTACGGTTGCTGGTGCAATTTCCTTCCTGGCACAAATGTTGAGTTATAGTCTTTGGTTTGGCGGTGGTTCAAGGGACAACAACAGGGGAGGAAATCCCTTGGGAGTGTTATTGACAGTTATGTTGGCACCCCTAGCAGCAACAATTATACAGTTGGCAATTTCTCGCACCAGAGAATTTTCCGCTGATGCTGGTGCTGCTAAAATAACAGGAAATCCCAGAGCTTTAGCTCGAGCTTTACAAAGACTAGAAGCAGCTGCTAGAGAAACACCTTTAGATGCTAATCCAGCTTTTGAACCATTATTGATTATTAATCCCATTTCTGGACAGTTTTTGGCTAATTTATTCTCTAGTCATCCATCAACCCAGTCCCGTGTGCAAGCGCTGTTACAATTAGAGAACTAA
- a CDS encoding sucrase ferredoxin produces the protein MKNFFCSDYSRQIGEEIIGSATNYQTYILVECPPPWISEAFGSKWVPSNLQLLHRELQSKKLPIRFLLIAKEDSHKNQETTLLIYHKPQGLTKSYIKREFRLPDIELVEGEVRKWLAGENSDYKIQNKFTRDILICTHGSHDQCCARYGNPFYFHAQKTIVELQLEEVRIWRSSHIGGHRFAPTAIDLPEARYYGLLDQQSLQAILFRAGDIKILDRVYRGWGLLPPALQVLEREIIYIQGWDWFNNKVSGRVLEQSMDNNTILAELSYENSAGCLYTLQAKLIKDTVKTRILKTSCHATEESLVVKYAIDNLYAKSTEVVSAI, from the coding sequence ATGAAAAATTTTTTTTGCTCGGACTACTCACGACAAATAGGAGAAGAAATAATTGGTAGTGCAACCAACTACCAAACTTATATTTTAGTAGAATGTCCACCTCCTTGGATATCAGAAGCATTTGGCTCCAAATGGGTACCTAGTAACCTGCAATTGCTACACAGGGAGTTACAAAGTAAGAAACTACCAATTAGATTCTTATTGATTGCCAAGGAAGATTCCCATAAAAATCAAGAAACCACACTGCTGATCTATCATAAACCCCAGGGTTTAACAAAAAGTTATATTAAGCGAGAATTTAGGTTGCCGGATATTGAGTTAGTAGAGGGAGAAGTGAGAAAATGGTTGGCGGGTGAAAACAGTGATTACAAAATACAAAATAAATTTACTAGGGATATTCTTATTTGTACCCATGGCAGTCATGATCAATGTTGTGCTAGGTATGGCAACCCCTTTTATTTTCACGCCCAGAAGACAATTGTGGAGTTGCAATTAGAGGAAGTGAGAATTTGGAGATCTAGTCATATTGGTGGACATCGTTTCGCCCCCACAGCCATAGATTTACCAGAAGCTAGATACTATGGATTATTGGATCAACAGTCTTTACAAGCGATTTTATTTCGTGCTGGAGACATTAAAATCCTAGATAGGGTTTATCGTGGGTGGGGCCTTTTACCACCAGCGTTACAGGTTTTAGAGAGGGAAATAATTTATATTCAGGGATGGGATTGGTTTAATAACAAGGTGTCAGGAAGAGTGTTAGAACAGAGTATGGACAATAATACAATATTAGCAGAGCTAAGTTATGAAAATTCTGCTGGTTGTTTATATACTCTTCAAGCCAAACTTATCAAAGATACGGTCAAAACCCGAATCCTAAAAACTTCTTGTCATGCAACAGAAGAGTCATTAGTTGTTAAGTATGCTATTGACAACCTCTATGCTAAGTCCACAGAGGTTGTATCTGCGATTTAG
- a CDS encoding ROK family protein produces MTLILALDFGGTKLAAGTVEADAREWLRRESQLSPKNGDALNDLEIMRSLISAVLDNRRADAIGVSFGGPVDAQTGIVRLSHHVPGWENIPLKLLLEEEYKAPVSIDNDANVAAIGEHRFGSGQGYDSLFYITISTGVGGGWILNNQLWQGTGGMAGEIGHVVVDPRGPVCLCGKRGCVERFASGPYIAQNARELLEKVAQQSTSSGENVQGDILRKLVGNNLDLITGQIVSLAASNGDELAKSVLYTAAWALGVGIGNVANLINPQRFILGGGVTKAGDSFWTIVRKTAHQTALPEVNFEIVRAVLGDDAPLWGAVALGLDIGYSGYRI; encoded by the coding sequence ATGACATTAATATTGGCCCTGGACTTCGGGGGAACTAAGTTGGCCGCAGGTACTGTAGAAGCAGACGCAAGAGAATGGTTACGCCGTGAGAGTCAGTTATCACCCAAAAATGGGGACGCATTAAATGACCTAGAAATCATGCGATCGCTCATCAGTGCTGTACTAGACAATCGTAGAGCGGATGCCATAGGAGTTAGTTTTGGTGGACCAGTGGATGCACAAACGGGAATAGTCAGACTATCTCATCATGTACCTGGTTGGGAAAATATTCCGTTGAAACTGCTATTAGAAGAGGAATATAAAGCTCCAGTTAGTATAGACAATGATGCGAACGTGGCTGCCATAGGGGAGCATCGGTTTGGTTCTGGGCAGGGATACGACAGTTTGTTTTATATTACCATAAGTACAGGAGTAGGCGGAGGATGGATTTTAAATAATCAACTTTGGCAAGGTACAGGAGGGATGGCGGGGGAAATTGGTCATGTAGTAGTAGACCCTAGGGGTCCAGTATGTTTATGTGGTAAAAGAGGGTGTGTAGAGCGTTTTGCATCGGGTCCTTACATTGCCCAAAATGCCAGAGAATTATTAGAAAAAGTGGCACAACAATCGACCAGTTCTGGTGAGAATGTCCAGGGAGATATACTACGAAAGTTAGTAGGTAATAATTTGGATTTAATCACTGGGCAAATAGTCAGTTTAGCAGCATCAAATGGAGATGAGTTAGCAAAATCGGTTTTATATACAGCAGCTTGGGCTTTAGGAGTAGGTATTGGCAATGTGGCTAACTTGATCAATCCCCAGAGATTTATCTTGGGGGGTGGGGTTACAAAAGCAGGGGATAGTTTTTGGACCATTGTGAGAAAAACAGCCCATCAAACTGCTTTACCAGAGGTGAATTTCGAGATTGTGCGAGCGGTTTTAGGAGATGATGCTCCATTGTGGGGAGCGGTAGCTTTGGGTTTAGATATTGGCTATTCTGGATACAGAATCTGA
- a CDS encoding phycobilisome rod-core linker polypeptide: MTIPLLQYSPSSQNQRVKSFEIPGDENPPVYTMEGSPSIPEVNELIWAAYRQIFNEQQILRSNRQLTLESQLKHNSISVRDFIRGLLLSETFRLRNYDTNNNYRFVEMCIQRVLGRNVYSKQETMAWSIILGTKGRQGFIDALLNSEEYESNFGDYTVPYHRRRVIAQHSMGELPFSQFPRYDQYYRQQLENLGYFQNKAPLSYLWKWQQPPYHPIYLVLSSGFGILGNLLILAGTIYVILTYYGLVNF, translated from the coding sequence ATGACCATTCCTTTACTACAATATTCTCCATCCAGTCAAAACCAAAGAGTAAAAAGTTTTGAAATTCCTGGAGATGAAAATCCGCCAGTTTACACCATGGAAGGTAGTCCTTCTATCCCAGAGGTTAATGAATTAATTTGGGCTGCTTATCGGCAAATTTTTAATGAGCAGCAAATTTTGAGGAGTAATCGTCAGTTAACCCTGGAGTCCCAATTAAAACACAATAGCATTAGCGTCAGAGATTTTATTAGAGGACTATTGTTATCAGAGACCTTTCGTTTACGGAACTACGACACGAACAATAATTATCGCTTCGTAGAAATGTGTATCCAGAGAGTGTTGGGAAGAAACGTCTACAGTAAACAAGAAACCATGGCTTGGTCAATAATTTTGGGAACAAAAGGAAGACAAGGTTTCATTGATGCACTGCTCAATAGTGAGGAATATGAAAGTAATTTTGGTGATTATACAGTTCCCTATCATCGGCGAAGAGTAATTGCCCAACATAGTATGGGAGAATTACCTTTTAGCCAATTTCCCCGTTATGATCAGTATTATCGTCAACAACTAGAGAATTTGGGTTATTTCCAAAATAAAGCGCCTCTAAGCTATCTATGGAAATGGCAACAACCTCCTTACCATCCAATTTATCTAGTCTTATCATCAGGCTTTGGAATATTAGGAAATCTGTTGATTTTAGCTGGGACAATTTATGTGATTCTCACTTATTATGGTCTAGTTAATTTTTAA
- a CDS encoding potassium channel family protein, whose protein sequence is MKPRIIVCGLGRTGYKIFRLLRQQGALVVGIHRRPIAGETTGDVIIGELCAASTLQAAGVEQAHTLVIATADDGINLSVMMQARVLNPNIRIINRFYNTNLGERLDHTLIDHLSMSVVGLAAPVFTFAALGNKAIGEIKLFDQTWPIHEEYIDDNHPWQGKKISDLWEEKTRMLIYYLPTTGKMNLVSAVLSEQRLKMGDRLIIGIQPRVSYTRKSWARKIIKILTSIRHFQKHAQSVIAMAIVLFIIILIATLTYVYAKLNISFVDALYFAVGMITGAGGNDKVVEAAPNSIKVFTIVMMLAGAVVFGLWYAMLTDFVLGSRLKQFWDAARIPQRHHYIVCGLSGIGIKIVQQLNASGNEVVVIETDTHNKYVSTARGMGIPVILADASFRTTLQTSNIDTANAVLAVTNNDAINLEIALKAKGLAPKIPVVVNYADPDFAGMAKQVFGFEAVLSPAELAAPAFAAAALGGRIIGNGIIGDNLWVAFATLISPNHPFCGQWVKDVARYADFVPLYVETNNQTLHGWDLLETNLSPGDILYLTIPANRLYQLWREEQEMVG, encoded by the coding sequence ATGAAACCTCGAATTATTGTTTGTGGATTAGGTCGAACTGGTTATAAGATCTTTCGTCTACTGAGACAACAGGGCGCCCTAGTTGTTGGTATTCATCGTAGACCCATTGCAGGGGAAACTACAGGAGATGTGATTATTGGAGAGCTATGTGCAGCTTCTACCCTACAAGCAGCAGGAGTTGAACAGGCACATACTCTAGTAATTGCCACAGCTGATGATGGTATAAATTTATCAGTTATGATGCAAGCTCGGGTACTAAATCCTAATATTCGCATTATTAACCGATTTTATAATACTAATTTAGGAGAACGTTTAGATCATACCCTGATAGATCATCTGAGTATGAGTGTTGTAGGTCTAGCAGCACCCGTATTTACCTTTGCTGCTTTAGGAAATAAAGCTATAGGAGAAATTAAATTATTTGATCAAACCTGGCCAATTCATGAGGAATATATTGATGACAATCATCCATGGCAAGGAAAAAAAATTAGTGACCTATGGGAAGAAAAAACACGAATGCTGATTTATTATTTACCAACCACGGGAAAAATGAATTTGGTATCCGCAGTATTATCAGAACAACGTTTAAAAATGGGCGATCGCCTGATTATTGGTATTCAACCACGGGTCAGTTACACACGCAAATCATGGGCTAGGAAAATAATTAAAATCCTCACCAGTATTAGGCATTTTCAGAAGCATGCCCAATCAGTAATTGCCATGGCAATAGTATTATTTATAATCATTTTAATTGCCACACTTACTTATGTATATGCCAAATTAAATATTTCATTTGTGGATGCCTTATATTTTGCTGTAGGGATGATTACAGGTGCGGGTGGTAATGATAAAGTTGTGGAAGCAGCACCAAACAGCATTAAAGTATTCACAATTGTTATGATGTTAGCAGGAGCAGTGGTATTTGGTCTTTGGTATGCCATGTTAACAGATTTCGTCTTAGGAAGTCGTCTGAAACAATTTTGGGATGCAGCGAGAATTCCTCAAAGACACCATTATATTGTTTGTGGTTTAAGTGGGATTGGGATTAAAATTGTGCAGCAATTAAATGCCAGTGGTAATGAAGTAGTAGTAATTGAAACTGATACTCATAATAAATATGTAAGCACAGCTAGGGGAATGGGCATTCCGGTGATATTAGCGGATGCCAGTTTTCGGACAACCTTACAAACTAGTAATATAGATACAGCAAATGCAGTTTTAGCGGTAACTAATAACGATGCAATCAATTTAGAAATTGCCTTAAAAGCTAAAGGTTTAGCCCCAAAAATTCCCGTAGTGGTGAATTATGCTGACCCTGATTTTGCGGGAATGGCCAAACAAGTATTTGGTTTTGAAGCAGTATTAAGTCCTGCAGAATTAGCAGCGCCAGCATTTGCTGCTGCTGCATTGGGGGGAAGAATTATTGGCAATGGTATTATAGGTGATAACTTATGGGTAGCCTTTGCAACATTGATTAGTCCTAATCACCCCTTTTGTGGTCAGTGGGTAAAGGACGTAGCTAGATATGCGGATTTTGTGCCTTTATATGTAGAAACCAATAATCAAACCCTACATGGTTGGGATTTGTTAGAAACTAATTTAAGTCCGGGGGACATTTTATATTTAACAATTCCAGCCAATCGGTTATATCAGTTATGGCGTGAGGAACAGGAAATGGTGGGTTAG
- a CDS encoding peptide ligase PGM1-related protein — MTEKDILPGIEQFRSLQSTLGERWKPSEIFDNSETDILIIPSLSIDQRELEKVQGCEHYEERLLFSLIRLRNPRNRLIYVTSMPIHPSIIDYYLQLLPGIPFSHARHRLLMLSTYDSSLKPLSQKILERPRLIERIRQALQVDKAFISCYNSTFWEAELSLKLNIPLYAAAPDLQIWGTKSGSREIFAQTGVPHPDGSKLVWNAKELAREVAKLWERQPHLKKIVVKLNQGISGKGNAILNLFPLRDFAPGKTNHVERAEAIEKSFVNLRFQAQQENWITFSQLILEMGAIAESFIEGEIKYSPSVQGRITPDGTVEILSTHDQILGGPDGQIYLGCRFPANENYRVELQDIGLAVGKKLAEKGALERFGVDFVVVDQGNGKWDIQAIEINLRKGGTTHPFMTLKLLTNGSYDLSTGLFYSQQGKPKYYVATDNLQKDSYRGLLPSDLMDIIAHHRLHFESGTETGTVFHLMGCISQFGKLGLTSIGNSPEQAEEIHNRVIHVLDQETNNEINHYSLFSNYAFPIAEDSFGY, encoded by the coding sequence ATGACTGAGAAAGATATATTACCAGGAATTGAACAATTTCGTAGTTTACAATCAACCCTAGGGGAGCGATGGAAACCCAGTGAGATATTTGACAATAGTGAGACTGATATTTTAATCATACCTTCCTTGAGTATTGATCAGCGAGAACTAGAAAAAGTTCAAGGTTGCGAGCATTATGAAGAAAGATTACTATTTTCTCTCATTCGTTTGCGCAACCCCCGAAATAGATTAATTTATGTCACATCAATGCCCATACATCCTAGCATTATTGACTATTATTTACAATTGCTACCGGGAATTCCTTTTTCCCATGCTCGCCATCGTCTATTAATGCTTTCTACCTACGATTCTTCTTTAAAACCGCTCAGTCAAAAAATCTTAGAACGCCCCCGATTAATAGAAAGAATACGCCAAGCATTACAGGTAGATAAAGCTTTTATAAGTTGTTATAACTCCACATTTTGGGAAGCAGAGTTATCTCTAAAACTGAATATACCTCTGTATGCTGCTGCGCCAGATTTACAGATTTGGGGAACAAAAAGTGGTAGTCGAGAAATTTTTGCCCAAACTGGTGTACCTCATCCAGATGGTAGTAAGTTGGTCTGGAATGCAAAAGAGCTGGCCAGGGAAGTGGCTAAGTTGTGGGAACGTCAACCACATTTAAAAAAAATAGTTGTCAAACTAAACCAGGGTATATCTGGAAAGGGAAATGCCATCTTAAATTTGTTTCCTTTAAGAGATTTTGCTCCCGGTAAAACCAACCATGTTGAAAGAGCAGAAGCCATTGAAAAAAGCTTTGTCAATCTACGTTTTCAAGCTCAACAAGAAAATTGGATAACCTTCTCTCAACTTATTTTAGAAATGGGAGCGATCGCCGAATCATTTATAGAAGGTGAAATCAAATATTCTCCCAGTGTGCAGGGAAGAATCACCCCCGATGGGACAGTAGAAATACTTTCCACCCATGATCAAATTCTAGGTGGTCCGGATGGACAAATTTATCTAGGGTGTCGGTTTCCAGCTAATGAGAATTATAGAGTAGAATTACAAGATATTGGTTTAGCTGTAGGCAAAAAACTGGCAGAAAAAGGAGCATTGGAAAGATTTGGCGTGGATTTTGTAGTAGTGGATCAAGGTAATGGTAAATGGGATATCCAAGCTATTGAAATTAATTTACGTAAAGGCGGTACTACTCACCCCTTTATGACTTTAAAGTTATTAACCAATGGGAGCTATGATTTATCCACCGGGTTATTTTACAGTCAGCAAGGAAAACCTAAATATTATGTTGCTACGGACAATTTACAAAAAGACTCCTACCGTGGGCTATTACCCAGTGACTTAATGGATATTATTGCCCATCACCGATTACATTTTGAGAGTGGAACAGAAACAGGAACTGTATTTCATCTGATGGGTTGTATTTCTCAGTTTGGCAAACTAGGTTTAACTAGCATTGGCAATTCCCCTGAACAAGCAGAAGAAATTCATAATCGGGTTATTCATGTGCTCGACCAAGAAACCAATAATGAAATTAATCATTACTCCCTATTCTCTAACTATGCTTTTCCCATAGCTGAGGATAGTTTTGGTTATTAA
- a CDS encoding pyruvate kinase has translation MNITDLSSPPILLDSLLNLREAVERDGKAIFDQWRSHIQRSQFLPSALNLAQYLALRRHDLRPLQAALMPWGLSSLGRIEARVMANLDAVIATLALICEVPIPAPVTRPVLTSFFEGENRLREQTECLFGPALPHRRVRIMVTLPTEAASEYEMVREIIERGATCLRINCAHDNPIIWEKMIQNIRQAEQELSSQCTVMMDLGGPKIRTEIVLAPAGKNRVFRGDLIVLCRSLSNQAIADPIDNIHISCTVPEILDLLTVGTLVYIDDGKLRTRVVDQDYPLPDGSSGFLLEVTHAKPKGVKLSPEKGLNFPNIVLPLIPLTPKDLTDLDFLATHADIIGYSFVQQTTDIQLLQSELAQRCLQGEHPAIIAKIETAVAVTNLPELIVHAAGKHPFGVMIARGDLAVEIGYQRLAEIQEEILWLCEAAHVPVIWATQVLESLVKEGAPSRGEMTDAAMAERAECVMLNKGPFITQAVTILDDVLTRMEAHQLKKTPQLRALRSWENFSASGDDTI, from the coding sequence ATGAATATTACAGATCTCTCAAGTCCACCCATCTTATTAGATAGCTTGCTCAACCTTCGAGAAGCAGTAGAAAGAGATGGGAAAGCTATTTTTGACCAATGGCGATCGCACATCCAGCGTTCCCAATTTCTCCCTAGCGCCCTCAACCTAGCCCAGTATTTAGCCCTGCGGAGACACGACCTGCGTCCTTTGCAAGCTGCTCTTATGCCTTGGGGTTTATCTTCTTTGGGTCGTATAGAAGCAAGGGTGATGGCTAATCTAGATGCGGTTATTGCTACTCTAGCATTAATTTGCGAAGTTCCCATTCCTGCTCCTGTTACTCGTCCTGTTCTCACATCTTTTTTTGAGGGAGAGAATAGGTTAAGAGAACAGACAGAGTGCTTATTTGGTCCAGCGTTACCCCATCGTCGGGTGAGAATTATGGTCACCCTACCCACAGAAGCTGCTAGTGAATATGAAATGGTGCGGGAGATAATTGAGCGAGGTGCAACTTGTTTAAGAATAAACTGCGCCCATGACAATCCTATTATTTGGGAAAAGATGATTCAGAACATTCGTCAAGCTGAACAAGAACTTTCATCTCAATGTACAGTGATGATGGATTTAGGTGGTCCAAAAATTCGCACCGAAATAGTTTTAGCCCCTGCAGGTAAAAATCGCGTCTTCCGAGGAGATTTAATTGTTTTGTGTCGTAGTTTATCTAACCAAGCGATCGCAGATCCTATAGATAATATTCACATTAGTTGTACAGTACCAGAAATTCTGGACTTACTAACAGTGGGCACCTTAGTTTATATTGACGATGGTAAATTACGTACTCGGGTAGTTGATCAAGATTATCCTTTACCAGATGGTAGTTCTGGGTTTTTATTGGAGGTGACCCATGCTAAACCCAAGGGAGTGAAGCTATCTCCAGAAAAGGGACTAAATTTTCCCAACATAGTATTACCCCTAATTCCGCTCACACCAAAGGATCTAACTGATTTAGACTTCCTAGCTACCCATGCGGACATTATTGGTTATTCCTTTGTCCAACAAACAACAGATATCCAACTATTACAAAGCGAACTGGCGCAAAGATGCTTGCAGGGAGAACATCCAGCGATTATTGCCAAGATTGAAACCGCTGTAGCAGTTACTAACCTACCCGAACTAATTGTTCATGCAGCGGGGAAACACCCCTTTGGAGTAATGATTGCTAGGGGGGATCTAGCGGTAGAAATTGGCTATCAAAGATTAGCAGAGATACAAGAAGAAATTCTGTGGTTGTGTGAAGCTGCGCACGTTCCAGTGATTTGGGCAACTCAGGTATTAGAGAGTTTAGTCAAGGAAGGTGCCCCATCTCGTGGAGAAATGACAGATGCAGCTATGGCCGAAAGAGCTGAATGTGTTATGTTGAATAAGGGACCATTTATTACCCAAGCTGTCACCATCTTAGATGATGTGCTTACTAGGATGGAAGCCCATCAATTAAAGAAAACCCCCCAATTGCGGGCCCTGCGTTCCTGGGAGAACTTTTCTGCTTCAGGGGACGACACCATTTAA